From a region of the Castor canadensis chromosome 7, mCasCan1.hap1v2, whole genome shotgun sequence genome:
- the Ahdc1 gene encoding transcription factor Gibbin, whose protein sequence is MRVKPQGLVVTSSAVCSSPDYLREPKYYPGGPPTPRPLLPTRPPACPPDKAFSTHTFSENPRPPPRRDPSTRRPPVLAKGDDPLPPRAARPISQARCHWDNGRVNLRPVVQLIDIMKDLTRLSQDLQHSGVHLDCGGLRLSRPPAPPPGDLQYSFFSSPSLANSIRSPEERATPHAKSERPGHPLYEPEPEPRDSPQPGQGHSPGATAAATGLPPEPEPDGPDYSELADADILSELASLTCPEAQLLEAQALEPPSPEPEPQLLDPQPRFLDPQALEPLGEALELPPLQPLADPLGLPTLALQALDTLPDSLESQLLDPQALDPLPKLLDVPGRRLEPQQPLGHCPLAEPLRLDLCSPHGPPGPEGHPKYALRRTDRPKILCRRRKAGRGRKADMGPEGRLLPLPMPTGLAAALAEPPPPPPPPPPALPGPVPIPELEPESSQTPAAPNRKGKCRGVRRMVVKMAKIPVSLGRRNKTTYKVSSLSSSLSVEGKELGLRVSAEPTPLLKMKNNGRNVVVVFPPGEMPIILKRKRGRPPKNLLLGPGKPKEPTVVAAEAATVTAATMAMPEVKKRRRRKQKLASPQPSYAADANDSKAEYSDVLAKLAFLNRQSQCAGRCSPPRCWTPSEPESVHQAPDTQSISHFLHRVQGFRRRGGKTGGFGGRGGGHAAKAARCSFSDFFEGIGKKKKVVAVAAAGVGGPGLTELGHPRKRGRGEVDAVTGKPKRKRRSRKNGTLFPDQVPSGPGFGEAGTEWPGDKGGGWAPHHGHPGGQTGRNCGFQGTEARAFASTGLESGASGRGSYYGTGTPSGQTELSQERQNLFTGYFRSLLDSDDSSDLLDFALSASRPESRKASGTYAGPPSSALPTQRGLATFPSRGTKASPVAVGNSGAGADPSFQPVLPSRQTFPPGRATSYGITPATSDCRAAETFPKLAPPPSAVARSPTTHPPANTYPPQYGGYGAGQSVFAPAKPFSGQDCANSKDCSFAYGSGNSLPASPSSAHSAGYAPPPTGGPCLPPSKASFFNSSEGTPFSGSAPTPLRCDSRASTVSPGGYMVPKGTTASATSAASAASSSSSSFQPSPENCRQFAGASQWPFRQGYGGLDWASEAFSQLYNPTFDCHVSEPNVILDISNYTPQKVKQQTAVSETFSESSSDSTQFNQPVGGGGFRRANSEASSSEGQSSLSSLEKLMMDWNEASSAPGYNWNQSVLFQSSSKPGRGRRKKVDLFEASHLGFSTSASAAASGYPSKRSTGPRQPRGGRGGGACSAKKERGGAAAKAKFIPKPQPVNPLFQDSPDLGLDYYSGDSSMSPLPSQSRAFGVGERDPCDFMGPYSMNPSTPSDGTFGQGFHCDSPSLGAPELDGKHFPPLAHPPTVFDAGLQKAYSPTCSPTLGFKEELRPPPTKLTACEPLKHGLQGASLSHAAAAQAHLSCRDLPLGQPHYDSPSCKGTAYWYPPGSAARSPPYEGKVGTGLLADFLGRTEAACLSAPHLASPPATPKADKEPLEMARPPGPPRGPAAAAAGYGCPLLSDLTLSPVPRDSLLPLQDTAYRYPGFMPQAHPGLGGGPKSGFLGPMAEPHPEDTFTVTSL, encoded by the coding sequence ATGCGTGTGAAGCCCCAGGGCCTGGTGGTGACTTCCAGTGCCGTGTGCAGCTCTCCTGACTACCTCCGGGAGCCCAAGTACTACCCCGGCGGTCCCCCCACCCCCCGGCCCTTGCTTCCCACTCGGCCCCCTGCCTGCCCACCTGACAAGGCCTTCTCTACCCACACCTTCTCCGAGAACCCACGCCCACCCCCACGCCGGGACCCTAGCACCCGGCGCCCACCAGTCCTTGCCAAGGGGGACGACCCGCTGCCCCCGAGGGCAGCTCGTCCCATCTCCCAGGCCCGCTGCCACTGGGACAACGGGCGTGTGAACCTTCGTCCAGTGGTGCAGCTGATTGACATCATGAAGGACCTGACTCGGCTCTCCCAGGACCTGCAGCACAGTGGTGTGCATCTGGACTGTGGTGGGCTGCGGCTCAGCCGTCCCCCCGCTCCGCCACCTGGCGACCTGCAGTACAGCTTCTTCTCCTCACCCAGTTTGGCCAACAGTATCCGCAGTCCAGAGGAGCGCGCCACCCCTCATGCCAAGTCAGAGCGTCCTGGCCACCCACTCTATGAGCCTGAGCCTGAGCCTAGGGACAGTCCCCAGCCTGGCCAAGGCCATAGTCCTGGAGCCACAGCTGCAGCCACTGGTCTGCCCCCAGAGCCTGAGCCAGATGGTCCTGATTATTCTGAACTCGCTGATGCAGATATCCTCAGTGAGCTGGCCTCCCTTACTTGCCCTGAGGCCCAGCTGCTAGAGGCCCAGGCCCTTGAGCCACCATCGCCAGAGCCAGAGCCTCAGCTCCTGGACCCCCAACCCCGCTTCCTGGACCCACAGGCACTAGAGCCACTTGGGGAAGCTTTGGAGCTGCCACCCCTACAACCTCTTGCTGATCCTCTTGGACTGCCAACCCTGGCTCTGCAGGCCCTGGATACCCTACCTGACTCCCTAGAGTCCCAGCTGCTCGACCCCCAGGCACTTGACCCCTTGCCCAAGTTGCTGGACGTCCCAGGTCGCCGTCTGGAGCCCCAGCAGCCCCTGGGGCACTGCCCACTGGCTGAGCCCTTACGCCTGGACTTGTGCTCGCCCCATGGCCCCCCTGGGCCTGAGGGCCACCCCAAGTACGCCTTGCGGCGCACTGATAGGCCAAAGATCCTGTGTCGCCGGCGAAAAGCTGGCCGGGGGCGTAAAGCAGACATGGGACCTGAGGGCCGCCTGCTGCCCCTGCCTATGCCTACAGGGCTGGCAGCTGCCCTGGCTGAACCCCCGCCACCACCGCCTCCACCACCTCCTGCTCTGCCAGGCCCAGTCCCAATCCCAGAGCTGGAGCCAGAATCTTCCCAGACCCCAGCAGCCCCTAACCGCAAAGGCAAGTGCAGAGGCGTGCGGCGCATGGTGGTGAAAATGGCTAAGATCCCTGTATCGTTGGGGCGGCGGAACAAGACCACCTACAAAGTGTCATCCTTGAGCAGCAGCCTGAGCGTGGAAGGCAAGGAGCTGGGCCTGCGTGTGTCGGCAGAGCCCACCCCACTGCTAAAGATGAAGAACAATGGGCGAAATGTGGTAGTGGTCTTCCCACCAGGTGagatgcccattattctcaagcGTAAGCGTGGTCGCCCTCCTAAGAACCTACTGTTGGGTCCCGGCAAGCCCAAGGAGCCAACAGTGGTGGCAGCTGAAGCGGCCACTGTGACAGCAGCCACCATGGCCATGCCAGAGGTGAAGAAACGACGGCGGCGGAAGCAAAAGCTGGCATCTCCCCAGCCATCCTATGCAGCGGACGCCAATGATAGTAAGGCCGAGTACTCAGACGTCCTCGCTAAGCTGGCCTTTCTGAACCGCCAGAGCCAGTGTGCTGGGCGGTGCTCACCACCCCGCTGCTGGACACCCAGTGAGCCTGAATCGGTACACCAGGCCCCTGACACCCAGAGcatctcccatttcctgcatcGTGTGCAGGGCTTCCGGCGGCGTGGAGGCAAAACAGGTGGTTTTGGTGGCCGGGGTGGGGGCCACGCAGCCAAGGCAGCCCGATGCTCCTTCAGTGACTTCTTTGAGGGCATTGGCAAGAAAAAGAAGGTGGTAGCAGTGGCAGCTGCTGGGGTCGGGGGTCCTGGCCTTACTGAATTGGGGCATCCACGCAAACGGGGTCGGGGGGAGGTGGACGCTGTGACCGGGAAGCCCAAGCGCAAGAGGCGGTCCAGGAAGAATGGGACTCTGTTCCCAGACCAGGTGCCCAGTGGCCCAGGCTTTGGGGAGGCGGGTACTGAGTGGCCTGGGGACAAGGGTGGTGGCTGGGCCCCTCACCATGGGCACCCGGGTGGGCAAACTGGCCGAAACTGCGGGTTCCAGGGGACCGAGGCCCGAGCCTTTGCCTCCACTGGGCTGGAGAGTGGGGCTTCAGGCCGTGGCAGCTATTATGGCACAGGCACACCCTCGGGCCAGACCGAACTCAGCCAGGAGCGCCAGAACCTTTTCACTGGCTATTTTCGCTCGCTCCTTGATTCGGATGACTCCTCCGACCTCTTGGACTTTGCCCTCTCAGCCTCTCGCCCAGAGTCCCGGAAGGCATCAGGCACCTATGCAGGGCCTCCCTCCAGTGCCCTGCCTACCCAGCGGGGCCTGGCCACCTTCCCCAGCCGGGGAACTAAGGCCAGCCCAGTGGCGGTGGGCAACAGTGGGGCTGGGGCGGACCCCTCCTTCCAACCCGTCCTTCCCTCTCGCCAGACCTTCCCTCCAGGACGGGCAACGAGCTATGGGATAACCCCAGCCACTTCAGACTGCCGGGCAGCAGAGACCTTCCCAAAGCTGGCTCCCCCGCCTTCAGCTGTGGCCCGCTCTCCTACGACCCACCCACCTGCCAACACCTACCCTCCCCAGTATGGTGGCTATGGGGCCGGACAAAGCGTGTTTGCCCCGGCTAAGCCCTTTTCGGGCCAGGACTGTGCTAACAGCAAGGACTGCAGCTTTGCCTATGGCAGTGGCAACAGCCTCCCTGCCTCACCCAGCAGTGCCCACAGTGCTGGCTATGCCCCACCACCAACTGGGGGCCCTTGCCTGCCACCCAGCAAGGCCTCTTTCTTTAATAGTTCTGAGGGAACCCCCTTCTCTGGGTCAGCTCCCACACCCCTGCGCTGTGACAGTCGAGCCAGCACCGTCTCGCCCGGCGGCTACATGGTGCCCAAGGGCACCACAGCTTCTGCCACCTCTGCAGCCTCTGccgcctcttcctcctcttcttcctttcagcCCTCGCCTGAGAACTGTCGGCAGTTTGCGGGGGCTTCTCAGTGGCCTTTCCGGCAGGGCTATGGAGGTCTGGACTGGGCCTCAGAGGCCTTTAGTCAGCTCTACAATCCCACTTTTGACTGCCATGTCAGCGAGCCCAACGTGATTCTGGACATCTCCAACTACACACCACAGAAAGTGAAGCAGCAGACAGCTGTGTCCGAGACTTTCTCCGAGTCGTCCTCCGACAGCACCCAGTTCAATCAGccagttggtggtggtggttttcgGCGTGCCAACAGTGAGGCCTCAAGCAGTGAGGGCCAGTCAAGCCTGTCCAGCCTGGAGAAACTGATGATGGACTGGAATGAGGCGTCATCTGCCCCCGGTTACAACTGGAACCAGAGTGTCCTCTTCCAGAGCAGCTCCAAGCCTGGCCGCGGACGGCGGAAGAAGGTAGATCTGTTCGAGGCCTCACATCTGGGCTTTTCAACATCTGCCTCAGCTGCCGCCTCAGGCTACCCATCCAAACGGAGCACCGGGCCCCGTCAGCCACGGGGTGGTCGGGGTGGTGGGGCCTGCTCAGCCAAGAAGGAACGAGGTGGTGCAGCAGCCAAAGCCAAGTTCATCCCCAAGCCACAGCCAGTCAACCCACTGTTCCAGGACAGTCCAGATCTTGGCCTGGATTACTACAGCGGGGACAGCAGTATGTCACCACTGCCCTCACAGTCAAGAGCCTTTGGTGTGGGAGAACGAGATCCCTGTGACTTCATGGGACCCTACTCCATGAACCCATCCACGCCTTCTGACGGCACTTTCGGCCAAGGCTTCCACTGCGACTCACCTAGCCTGGGTGCTCCTGAGCTTGATGGCAAGCATTTCCCACCACTGGCCCACCCACCCACGGTGTTTGATGCTGGCCTGCAGAAGGCATACTCGCCTACCTGCTCGCCCACGCTTGGCTTCAAGGAAGAGCTTCGGCCACCGCCCACAAAGCTAACTGCCTGTGAACCGCTCAAGCATGGGCTCCAGGGGGCCAGCCTGAGCCACGCAGCTGCAGCCCAGGCCCACCTGAGCTGCCGGGACCTGCCATTGGGCCAGCCCCACTATGATTCTCCCAGTTGCAAGGGCACAGCCTATTGGTACCCACCAGGTTCTGCTGCCCGTAGCCCACCCTATGAAGGCAAGGTGGGTACAGGGCTGTTGGCTGACTTCCTGGGCAGGACGGAGGCTGCATGCCTCAGTGCCCCTCACCTGGCTAGCCCACCAGCCACGCCCAAGGCCGACAAGGAGCCACTAGAGATGGCCCGGCCGCCTGGTCCACCACGTGGCCCTGCTGCAGCCGCTGCTGGCTATGGCTGCCCACTCCTTAGTGACTTGACCCTGTCCCCCGTGCCGAGGGACTCGCTGCTGCCCCTGCAGGACACCGCCTACAGGTATCCAGGCTTTATGCCACAGGCACATCCTGGCCTGGGTGGGGGCCCCAAGAGCGGCTTCCTAGGCCCCATGGCGGAACCTCACCCCGAGGACACATTCACCGTCACCTCCCTGTAG